The following coding sequences are from one Candidatus Rokuibacteriota bacterium window:
- a CDS encoding class I fructose-bisphosphate aldolase family protein, producing the protein MGSGKRFRLARLIHQKSGRAVLVALDHGVTGGPIPGLEVPWKILRAVADGGAQGVIVHRGVAISESEGLEATLPWILQLSGSTALSLDPDHKVLVASVEEAVRLGADAVSVHVNLGVPRDGEMLRDLGEVAGRCQQWGMPLLAMTYVRWARAQPGSPASAIKHAARLAAELGADLVKVSYPGSREAMLEVVHGCFVPVLIAGGERDRSDRRVLEMVESAVACGAAGVCIGRNVFQHPAPHLFLRALAKIVHDGVSVEAAIDLASESPALVHAHG; encoded by the coding sequence ATGGGGAGCGGGAAACGGTTTCGGTTGGCGCGGTTGATCCATCAGAAGTCCGGAAGGGCGGTGCTCGTTGCCCTCGACCACGGGGTGACCGGAGGCCCGATCCCCGGGCTCGAGGTGCCGTGGAAGATCCTGCGGGCTGTGGCCGACGGGGGAGCTCAAGGGGTGATCGTCCATCGAGGCGTCGCCATCAGCGAGAGCGAGGGCCTCGAGGCCACGCTCCCCTGGATTCTCCAGCTTTCGGGCTCTACGGCCCTGAGTCTCGACCCTGATCACAAGGTGCTCGTCGCATCCGTGGAGGAAGCGGTTCGCCTCGGGGCTGATGCGGTCTCGGTCCACGTGAACCTCGGCGTGCCCCGCGACGGGGAGATGCTGCGGGACCTCGGGGAGGTGGCGGGACGGTGCCAGCAGTGGGGGATGCCACTCCTCGCGATGACGTACGTGCGTTGGGCCCGGGCCCAGCCCGGCTCGCCAGCCTCCGCGATCAAGCACGCGGCCCGTCTGGCGGCAGAGCTGGGGGCTGACCTCGTCAAGGTGAGCTACCCGGGCAGCCGCGAGGCGATGCTCGAGGTCGTTCACGGATGCTTCGTCCCGGTCCTGATCGCCGGAGGGGAGCGTGACCGGTCGGATCGGCGCGTGCTGGAGATGGTTGAGTCCGCGGTGGCCTGCGGGGCAGCGGGGGTCTGCATCGGCCGGAACGTCTTTCAGCATCCGGCGCCCCATCTCTTCCTCCGGGCGCTCGCCAAGATCGTTCACGATGGCGTGTCGGTCGAGGCCGCCATCGACCTGGCCAGCGAGTCGCCGGCTCTCGTCCACGCTCACGGCTGA